The proteins below come from a single Saccharophagus degradans 2-40 genomic window:
- a CDS encoding Zn-dependent alcohol dehydrogenase encodes MRSTKALVSDGNGAFDVKQITVGEPAANEVRVKIKAAGLCHTDWDSIQNWNKPFIVGHEGAGIVDAVGEGVTKVAPGDKVILNWAIPCGQCQQCLTGYPHICEINSPVCGKGLCGHAHANATLYNNAPLERSFHLGTMAEYTVVKEAAVVKLETDISFSAASIVGCGVMTGWGSVVNAANVKAGSTVCVIGCGGVGLNVIQAARLSGAAKIIAIDINDERLAQAKQFGATHGVIANRADSHFDEVLTQVKQINNNRAADYAFECTAVPALGSAPLKLIRSAGTAVQVSGIEQRIDFDCELFEWDKIYINPLYGQCNPERDFPRILALYASGKLKLDELITKTYSLENITEGFDDLLNGRIAKGAIIFD; translated from the coding sequence ATGCGCTCCACCAAAGCATTAGTATCCGACGGCAATGGCGCCTTCGACGTTAAGCAAATAACGGTAGGCGAACCGGCAGCCAACGAGGTACGGGTAAAAATAAAGGCTGCCGGACTATGCCACACCGACTGGGATTCAATTCAAAATTGGAATAAGCCCTTTATCGTCGGCCACGAAGGCGCAGGCATTGTGGATGCGGTAGGAGAAGGGGTAACCAAGGTGGCCCCAGGGGACAAGGTTATTCTTAACTGGGCCATTCCGTGTGGCCAATGCCAGCAATGTTTAACCGGCTACCCACATATTTGCGAAATAAACTCGCCAGTATGCGGCAAGGGTTTATGTGGCCATGCCCATGCTAACGCCACACTTTACAATAATGCTCCACTCGAACGCTCTTTCCACTTAGGTACCATGGCCGAATACACCGTGGTTAAAGAAGCCGCTGTTGTAAAACTTGAAACAGACATTTCTTTTAGCGCCGCCTCTATTGTGGGCTGTGGCGTAATGACCGGCTGGGGTTCGGTAGTGAATGCCGCAAACGTAAAAGCCGGCTCTACCGTTTGTGTCATTGGTTGCGGCGGGGTTGGATTAAACGTTATTCAAGCCGCACGGCTTTCCGGTGCAGCAAAAATTATTGCCATAGATATAAACGACGAACGACTCGCTCAAGCCAAACAATTTGGTGCTACGCATGGAGTAATCGCCAATAGAGCGGACTCGCACTTCGACGAGGTGCTCACTCAGGTCAAACAGATCAACAACAACCGTGCAGCCGATTACGCCTTTGAATGCACGGCCGTGCCTGCGCTGGGTTCGGCACCGCTAAAGCTAATACGCAGCGCGGGTACCGCCGTACAAGTAAGCGGTATAGAGCAGCGTATCGACTTCGACTGCGAATTATTTGAGTGGGATAAAATTTACATTAACCCCCTGTATGGGCAGTGCAACCCCGAGCGCGACTTTCCACGCATACTTGCGCTTTACGCCAGCGGCAAACTAAAACTAGACGAGCTGATAACCAAAACTTATAGCTTAGAAAATATTACAGAAGGCTTCGACGATCTATTAAATGGCCGTATAGCCAAAGGTGCAATTATTTTTGACTAA
- a CDS encoding alpha/beta hydrolase yields the protein MAYQQIEKSNPAFTQQDLCLLTIHASSLQGRANVSVYNAYSQAKNLPIVILLHGVYGNNWVWMNLGGAHMVYESLRQATPSLTEMVLVMPSDGNYFAGSAYLPLQDKGNYEAWIIDDMLDATIATIDCVSNQSNIYIAGLSMGGYGALRLGAKYPSKFAGIAAHSAITQLEQMSEFVKEPLSHYLCQEKAEASILHWAQINRANLPPIRFDCGTNDSLLAGNRLLSKQFEQLNISHIYEECEGQHSWDYWNTQLAHTLQFFNRIETGKNELSNQ from the coding sequence ATGGCGTACCAACAAATTGAAAAGTCGAACCCTGCTTTTACCCAACAAGATTTATGCCTGCTAACCATACACGCCAGTAGCTTACAGGGGCGTGCCAATGTATCGGTATACAATGCTTACAGCCAAGCCAAAAACTTACCCATCGTCATTTTGCTGCATGGTGTATACGGCAACAATTGGGTGTGGATGAATTTAGGCGGCGCCCACATGGTATACGAATCTCTTAGGCAAGCCACACCCAGCCTAACCGAAATGGTGCTAGTAATGCCAAGCGATGGCAATTATTTTGCTGGCTCGGCTTATTTACCCTTACAAGATAAAGGCAATTACGAAGCATGGATAATAGATGACATGTTAGATGCAACAATCGCTACTATTGATTGTGTCTCTAACCAATCTAATATCTATATTGCAGGCTTATCAATGGGCGGTTACGGAGCTTTACGTTTGGGAGCAAAGTATCCCTCTAAGTTTGCAGGTATAGCAGCGCATTCGGCTATTACCCAGCTAGAGCAAATGAGTGAGTTTGTTAAGGAGCCCCTCTCACATTACTTGTGCCAAGAAAAAGCAGAAGCCTCAATATTGCACTGGGCGCAAATAAACCGCGCCAACTTGCCCCCTATACGCTTTGACTGCGGCACAAATGATTCGCTACTTGCAGGCAACAGGCTGCTAAGCAAGCAATTTGAGCAGCTTAACATCTCTCATATTTACGAAGAGTGCGAAGGACAACACAGCTGGGATTACTGGAACACACAGCTTGCGCACACGCTGCAATTTTTTAATCGAATTGAAACAGGGAAAAACGAACTAAGCAATCAGTAA
- a CDS encoding nuclear transport factor 2 family protein, whose protein sequence is MSNSMIESIKRLEERLRKAMISSNVDELDILLSPELIFTNHLGQKITKQQDLLAHREKLFTIKNLTLKQLEILPAENVFIVIAQVELVSEAGGLEVTTPLRFTRVWCLNHALKEALDPLLGKDQRARSENGWQVIAGHSSVIC, encoded by the coding sequence TTGAGTAATAGCATGATAGAGAGCATTAAACGCCTAGAGGAACGGCTTCGTAAAGCGATGATAAGTTCCAATGTGGACGAGCTGGATATTTTGCTATCGCCAGAGCTAATATTTACTAATCATCTAGGGCAAAAAATTACCAAACAGCAAGACCTACTTGCCCACAGAGAAAAATTATTCACTATTAAGAATCTCACCCTAAAGCAGTTGGAAATACTACCAGCAGAGAATGTGTTTATTGTGATCGCCCAAGTGGAGTTGGTGAGCGAGGCGGGTGGGCTAGAGGTTACAACACCACTGCGCTTTACGCGCGTGTGGTGCTTAAATCACGCGCTTAAAGAGGCGCTAGACCCTTTGTTAGGTAAAGATCAGCGAGCGCGTAGTGAAAATGGCTGGCAGGTGATTGCTGGCCATTCTTCTGTAATTTGTTAA
- a CDS encoding L,D-transpeptidase family protein: protein MYFNGSLFFTLSFFSHHRLSHYIHAFRRDLVAVICALVLAGDAFASSALQGAAVNDSIRQRLEAWSAGYPAKISSAPIRNSALLNAYYEETGFAPLWLKDSGRAFNSAALDLIAVLQGVDKEGLLPADYHIAYLGQLITEPSEISSDAELVLTDAFLFLAQHILAGKVDPETLTNEWKPAKEVVDARALLTKVASNVPIADIVQSLRPRQPRYARLVKTLAWLNSTQAPDWEPLALSPAIKKGMADTRLSPIAERLRFWGDLSESEETFTHYEGELMEAVTRFQRRHGLEPDGVVGKNTLLALNVSPVQRANDVVVNLERWRWLDQNMGDYFIVVNIANFDLRVYKSNELVMQKPVIVGRNYRKTPVFSDKIRFLVFNPTWTVPQKLAVQDKLPEIKKDISYLEKYGFTLYALGENTVVNPADVEWDKLHKRFPYRMVQAPGPLNALGQVKFMFPNAYDVYLHDTPSRELFSKTERAFSSGCIRVSDPIELASKLLEPNGMGIDQINEVLSSAKTTTVNLKTPVPVHIEYWTAWVDSSGKLQFRNDIYERDKPLFSALTLPIE, encoded by the coding sequence ATGTATTTTAATGGTAGCTTATTTTTCACCTTGTCGTTTTTCTCTCACCATCGACTTTCCCACTACATACACGCATTTCGTCGCGACCTTGTGGCCGTGATTTGTGCGCTAGTTCTGGCCGGCGATGCATTCGCGAGTAGTGCCCTTCAAGGTGCTGCTGTTAACGATAGTATCCGCCAGCGCTTAGAGGCTTGGAGTGCTGGATATCCTGCAAAAATTAGCAGCGCACCTATCCGCAACAGTGCTTTGTTAAACGCCTATTACGAAGAGACAGGGTTTGCACCGCTATGGTTAAAAGATTCTGGCCGTGCTTTTAATAGCGCAGCGTTAGACTTGATTGCCGTATTGCAAGGGGTCGATAAAGAAGGCTTGCTACCTGCAGACTACCATATTGCCTACCTAGGCCAGCTTATTACTGAACCGAGTGAAATCTCGAGTGATGCCGAGTTGGTATTAACGGATGCATTTTTGTTTTTAGCGCAGCATATTCTGGCCGGTAAAGTTGACCCAGAAACGCTGACGAATGAGTGGAAGCCAGCAAAGGAAGTGGTGGACGCGCGAGCACTATTAACGAAAGTGGCTAGTAACGTACCTATAGCCGACATTGTGCAATCTTTGCGGCCGCGGCAGCCCCGTTACGCTCGGCTAGTAAAAACGCTAGCTTGGTTGAATAGCACCCAAGCTCCTGACTGGGAGCCATTAGCGCTTTCGCCTGCCATTAAAAAAGGTATGGCCGATACGCGTTTATCGCCCATTGCGGAACGACTTCGGTTTTGGGGTGATCTAAGTGAAAGTGAAGAGACGTTTACGCACTACGAAGGTGAGCTGATGGAAGCAGTTACCCGCTTTCAACGGCGCCACGGGCTGGAGCCAGATGGTGTGGTGGGCAAGAATACGTTACTTGCGTTGAATGTATCACCCGTACAGCGCGCAAATGATGTTGTGGTGAACCTCGAGCGTTGGCGGTGGCTTGATCAAAATATGGGGGACTATTTTATAGTAGTTAACATAGCCAATTTTGATTTGCGGGTTTACAAAAGTAACGAGCTGGTAATGCAAAAGCCGGTTATTGTTGGCAGAAACTACCGTAAAACGCCGGTGTTCAGCGATAAAATTCGCTTTCTGGTTTTTAACCCTACATGGACAGTGCCGCAAAAGCTCGCCGTGCAGGATAAGCTGCCAGAAATTAAGAAAGATATTAGCTACCTAGAAAAATACGGGTTTACCCTGTATGCGCTGGGTGAGAACACAGTGGTAAACCCAGCAGATGTCGAGTGGGATAAACTGCATAAAAGGTTCCCTTATCGAATGGTGCAAGCGCCGGGGCCGTTGAATGCATTGGGGCAAGTGAAGTTTATGTTTCCTAACGCTTACGATGTTTACTTGCACGATACACCGTCGCGGGAGCTGTTTTCAAAAACTGAGCGGGCATTTAGCTCGGGTTGTATTCGCGTTTCGGACCCGATAGAGCTGGCGAGTAAATTGTTAGAGCCAAATGGAATGGGCATAGATCAAATTAATGAGGTGTTATCTTCCGCAAAAACAACAACGGTTAATTTAAAAACACCCGTGCCAGTGCATATAGAATATTGGACTGCATGGGTAGATAGTAGTGGCAAGTTACAGTTTAGAAACGATATTTACGAACGCGATAAACCGTTGTTTAGTGCGTTAACGCTACCTATAGAATAA
- a CDS encoding cellulose-binding, type IV, producing the protein MTVTCRYIYRLTAALLLCSSCALAANTPQTQNATPEAPGSQISTAEQVATIEEFYAKRLVGLEPIRAIFPAAWLTETPAWNEEKNKLQQHLAALSQADTTNTSPHELELTQLKLMWVLFTPAERSDLINSAKTQLLAQTNKQNAQKILEQTQAAASEHEKQLQQVKHELAQSEDDREKRLLAIQLGIEKRIELITAKTKLIADAQIAFSQDVSDWKEIQSLISNALDDEHFIPGTRDFTLYRKTLRDRLAASNRAVANKHVFVTTYFRDDMNLPEEEQSFNVQVRETDSDKNVERVNTVLRKRLELSQSEENFIAKKQTLIVDLAVWHKQYRTDLLLLRGKLIKQVIDNNAFSLNNFDPIAVELRTLYASTLFSKWSKAYVKTYGTSKKTSLTFSNITHLLKVLLTTCFIVWLFLKRQLVLDSAKRWCLTRTSNARWRKATALLFGALQELYIFIILFFFGGSVIKILVSVGISSAEMFKPVLNKIVLFFLLLGLIQYVQPFLSQREQRKGRDTHEIAAIEEVFSLVPQVYLYYWLAAGVVASLISQHLNESLLGFHAVNVITFAFAIALLVIIWVRRHTWRTINEKAYNSELWQKISFNARRKPWEPLILLIGGGMGVYRVVWSVLLDRLTELELTRSFQAMVSRAILERQYRKTTTKLYAERFPDKYWRNFHFQTPAEAHWYVERSEHQEVIQAAYENWQSKGKATRLLICGDRGIGKSELISNFLRNEEIKCLHTHIDTGETSVAAVCQRLSLSFLQSRMDTPEDIINALKLMEPQVLCVENIENTILRKVGGFAAYTAVIDIILQTSDKHFWLVTCTSYAWTIVQHGVIGADCFTENIMVEGLSEEALKTAMLARHNDAHPATPDFSQLNFSNPKQGRLRDKLQQQDASEKGEELYFRILWDYTKGNPRQALYYWKASLAWDGLKCTVRLFEIPEHRVLETLQDRALMLLAGLIEHNGLTLRGMQEIMNCPEATVRRHIEELTPYGIVFSIENDDSCGWHVESFWTRAVENYLEKRQLLFKGAAL; encoded by the coding sequence ATGACTGTTACCTGCCGATACATTTATCGACTAACTGCCGCACTGCTGCTTTGCAGTAGCTGTGCACTTGCCGCCAACACTCCCCAAACGCAAAACGCCACACCCGAAGCGCCCGGAAGCCAAATAAGCACAGCAGAGCAAGTTGCGACAATTGAAGAATTTTACGCAAAGCGACTTGTTGGCCTTGAGCCCATTCGCGCTATTTTCCCTGCTGCATGGCTAACCGAAACACCTGCTTGGAATGAAGAAAAAAATAAACTGCAACAGCATCTAGCCGCATTATCACAAGCAGACACCACAAATACCTCCCCACACGAGCTGGAACTGACGCAGCTAAAATTGATGTGGGTGCTATTTACACCCGCAGAGCGCAGCGATTTGATCAATTCAGCCAAAACCCAGCTGCTTGCTCAAACCAACAAACAAAATGCGCAAAAAATACTTGAACAAACCCAAGCGGCAGCCAGCGAGCACGAAAAGCAACTGCAGCAGGTTAAACACGAACTGGCCCAAAGTGAGGACGACAGAGAAAAGCGCTTGCTGGCTATACAATTAGGTATCGAAAAGCGCATTGAGTTAATAACGGCCAAAACCAAACTGATCGCCGATGCGCAAATAGCATTTAGCCAAGATGTAAGCGATTGGAAAGAAATTCAATCTCTCATCAGCAATGCGCTCGATGACGAGCACTTCATCCCCGGCACCCGAGATTTCACCCTGTATCGCAAAACCCTGCGCGACCGACTTGCGGCCTCTAACCGCGCCGTAGCCAACAAACATGTATTTGTTACTACGTACTTTCGCGACGACATGAACCTGCCAGAAGAGGAGCAAAGCTTTAATGTGCAGGTAAGAGAAACAGACAGTGATAAAAACGTCGAGCGAGTCAATACTGTACTTAGAAAGCGTCTTGAACTCAGTCAAAGTGAAGAGAATTTTATCGCTAAAAAGCAAACGCTAATCGTAGACCTCGCGGTTTGGCACAAACAATATCGCACCGATCTATTACTTCTGCGTGGCAAACTAATCAAGCAAGTTATCGACAATAACGCTTTTTCGCTTAACAACTTCGACCCAATTGCAGTCGAGTTACGCACGCTTTACGCCTCCACGCTTTTCTCTAAATGGAGCAAAGCTTACGTTAAAACCTATGGCACAAGTAAAAAAACATCGTTAACGTTTTCTAATATTACCCATCTGCTAAAAGTACTGCTTACCACGTGTTTTATTGTGTGGTTATTTCTAAAACGGCAGCTGGTGCTGGATAGCGCCAAACGCTGGTGCCTTACCCGCACTAGTAACGCGCGTTGGCGTAAAGCCACCGCACTTTTGTTTGGTGCACTACAAGAATTGTATATATTTATAATTTTGTTTTTCTTTGGGGGTAGCGTAATAAAAATACTGGTAAGCGTAGGCATTAGCTCTGCCGAAATGTTCAAACCGGTACTAAATAAAATTGTATTGTTCTTTCTACTACTTGGGCTTATTCAATATGTACAACCTTTTTTAAGCCAGCGCGAACAGCGCAAGGGTAGAGATACACATGAAATAGCCGCCATTGAAGAGGTTTTTTCTTTAGTGCCTCAAGTTTACCTTTACTACTGGTTGGCTGCGGGCGTTGTGGCAAGCTTAATATCTCAACACTTAAATGAAAGCTTACTGGGCTTTCACGCAGTCAATGTTATCACCTTCGCATTTGCGATAGCCTTGCTTGTTATTATATGGGTGCGCCGTCACACTTGGCGAACCATAAACGAAAAAGCCTATAATTCGGAGTTGTGGCAGAAAATTAGCTTCAATGCACGTCGTAAACCCTGGGAACCTCTAATTCTGCTTATTGGCGGCGGCATGGGAGTTTACCGTGTTGTTTGGTCCGTTTTGTTAGACAGGCTAACAGAGCTAGAGCTCACCCGCAGCTTTCAGGCTATGGTAAGCCGTGCGATATTAGAAAGGCAGTACCGCAAAACCACCACAAAACTCTATGCAGAACGCTTCCCCGATAAATATTGGCGAAACTTCCATTTTCAAACCCCAGCAGAAGCCCACTGGTACGTTGAGCGCTCGGAACACCAAGAGGTTATTCAGGCAGCCTATGAGAACTGGCAGAGTAAAGGCAAAGCAACACGTTTACTGATTTGTGGCGACCGAGGTATTGGTAAATCTGAGTTAATCTCCAACTTCTTACGTAATGAAGAAATAAAGTGCTTGCACACACATATAGACACAGGTGAAACATCCGTAGCTGCGGTATGCCAGCGATTATCGCTGTCGTTTTTACAATCGCGTATGGATACACCCGAAGATATTATCAATGCGCTAAAACTGATGGAACCACAGGTATTGTGCGTAGAAAATATTGAAAACACTATTTTGCGCAAAGTGGGTGGCTTTGCCGCCTATACGGCCGTAATTGATATTATTTTACAAACATCTGACAAACACTTTTGGCTGGTAACCTGCACAAGCTACGCATGGACAATAGTACAGCACGGCGTAATTGGTGCAGACTGCTTTACCGAAAACATAATGGTAGAAGGCTTAAGTGAAGAAGCATTAAAAACTGCCATGCTAGCAAGGCATAACGATGCACACCCTGCTACCCCGGACTTTAGCCAGCTAAATTTTAGCAATCCCAAACAGGGGCGGCTTCGCGATAAACTGCAACAGCAAGATGCAAGTGAAAAAGGCGAAGAGCTGTATTTTCGAATACTGTGGGACTACACCAAAGGTAACCCAAGGCAAGCACTGTATTACTGGAAGGCCTCTCTCGCATGGGACGGATTAAAATGCACGGTACGATTATTTGAAATACCCGAACACAGGGTGCTCGAAACCCTACAAGATAGAGCACTTATGCTACTTGCCGGTTTAATAGAACATAACGGCTTAACCTTAAGAGGCATGCAAGAAATAATGAATTGCCCAGAAGCCACGGTGCGCAGACACATTGAAGAGCTAACACCTTACGGTATTGTATTTAGCATAGAAAACGACGACTCCTGTGGCTGGCACGTGGAAAGCTTTTGGACCCGTGCAGTAGAAAATTATCTAGAAAAAAGACAATTGCTTTTTAAAGGAGCAGCACTATGA
- a CDS encoding mechanosensitive ion channel family protein: MSSDAYQIFSAFDFSRISLSVIILVVAFVLARSCKIFSNRLSRGFPDYRLRIEQVMTTVNFILIVGSIALAIFLLFRSKEAAFAIAGSIGLAFAIGAKDVAASLLSGLIVLFDRSFRVGDRVKFADIYGDVLAIGVRSTRIRTLDDSIVTVPNSQFMNSPVISANAGALDMQVEVELFVSPDSDLALVEQLVRESAIASRSIYLHKPIKVLFKDQIAGNIFYTRVLLKAYVIEVNYEKSFESEVTQRCHAAFAQNGIKHPQGVY; this comes from the coding sequence ATGAGTTCCGATGCTTATCAAATATTTTCTGCATTCGATTTTTCTAGAATAAGCCTTTCGGTGATTATTTTAGTGGTCGCTTTTGTCTTGGCGCGCTCGTGTAAAATATTTTCTAACCGTCTGTCTCGCGGTTTTCCCGATTACCGCTTGCGTATAGAACAGGTAATGACAACGGTAAACTTTATTTTAATTGTCGGTTCTATTGCACTCGCCATATTTTTACTGTTTCGCAGTAAAGAAGCCGCTTTTGCCATAGCTGGCTCCATTGGTTTAGCGTTTGCCATCGGCGCTAAAGATGTAGCCGCTTCATTGCTCTCTGGCCTTATAGTGCTGTTCGACCGATCGTTCCGTGTGGGCGACCGCGTTAAATTTGCCGACATTTACGGCGATGTGTTAGCTATTGGCGTTAGGTCTACACGAATACGCACATTAGACGATTCCATAGTAACCGTGCCCAACAGCCAATTTATGAATAGCCCTGTCATTAGCGCCAACGCCGGCGCACTGGATATGCAAGTGGAGGTGGAACTTTTTGTAAGCCCCGATAGCGATTTAGCATTGGTTGAACAGCTAGTGCGTGAATCGGCAATTGCTAGCCGCAGCATATATTTACACAAACCTATTAAAGTGCTGTTTAAAGACCAGATAGCTGGCAATATATTTTACACCCGCGTATTGCTAAAAGCCTATGTAATAGAAGTAAACTACGAAAAAAGCTTCGAATCGGAAGTGACTCAACGCTGCCATGCAGCATTTGCTCAAAACGGTATTAAGCACCCGCAAGGGGTGTACTAA
- a CDS encoding GGDEF domain-containing protein, translating into MTNLTPKRLLISRLELLLGLLALASVAALFVPADWLTRDYNLPITALKADIYSDQAIGGQSNVEWINEEARAWQCTLKPGFADPFCSFLIHLVGKEGKGLDLSKYTNMTVHIKYTGPPKGLRIYLRNRSPNYYVLGNLNSTKYNTVELTNAELNKITRFKLADFGVADWWLASHSVPVEFSQPEFNDVVLFEIQTGTSLKDGTYNIELTEVSWSGPIVSQEVLYRAIVILWAAVVFSLLIYRQVRLNIQLKQKAQQQEELININKLLNLQTQKFEELAKTDMLTGVANRLGVREYLFEGLNNWRNNQSPFSLILIDIDHFKLFNDTHGHDVGDKVLKGAAEIFRNSVRNTDLVARWGGEEFIVICPNTDTHQATTVAENLRTRLASAEIFNGLKVTASFGVASMNTPSLEHLFKQADEALYSAKEAGRNKVVVSSTLANLPSL; encoded by the coding sequence ATGACTAATCTAACCCCCAAACGGCTACTTATTTCTCGGCTGGAGCTTCTTTTAGGCCTGCTGGCGCTGGCCTCGGTGGCGGCGTTGTTCGTACCTGCCGATTGGCTAACACGCGACTACAATTTGCCTATAACAGCGCTTAAAGCAGATATTTACAGCGATCAAGCTATAGGTGGCCAAAGCAACGTTGAGTGGATAAATGAAGAAGCGCGCGCGTGGCAGTGCACACTCAAACCCGGCTTTGCGGACCCTTTTTGCAGCTTTTTAATCCATTTAGTGGGTAAAGAAGGTAAAGGATTGGATTTGAGTAAATACACTAATATGACGGTTCACATTAAATACACTGGCCCACCAAAAGGCTTAAGAATATATTTGCGCAACCGCAGCCCCAATTACTATGTATTGGGTAACCTAAACAGCACCAAGTACAACACTGTTGAACTAACTAACGCCGAACTAAACAAAATTACGCGCTTTAAACTTGCCGATTTCGGCGTGGCCGATTGGTGGCTGGCTAGCCACTCCGTACCAGTCGAGTTTTCACAACCAGAATTTAATGATGTAGTACTATTTGAAATACAAACGGGTACTAGCCTAAAAGATGGAACCTACAACATAGAGCTAACGGAAGTAAGTTGGAGCGGCCCAATTGTTAGCCAAGAAGTTTTGTACCGAGCTATCGTTATTCTGTGGGCTGCGGTTGTGTTTAGTTTACTGATATATCGACAAGTTAGATTAAACATTCAGTTAAAACAAAAAGCCCAGCAGCAGGAAGAGCTGATCAATATAAATAAACTGCTAAATCTGCAAACTCAAAAATTCGAAGAGCTGGCTAAAACAGACATGCTAACCGGCGTCGCGAATCGATTAGGGGTTAGAGAATACTTGTTTGAAGGGTTGAACAATTGGCGCAACAACCAATCACCTTTTTCGTTAATACTTATCGATATAGATCACTTTAAACTGTTTAACGATACCCACGGCCACGATGTAGGTGACAAAGTACTTAAGGGCGCTGCGGAAATATTCCGTAACAGTGTTCGCAATACCGATTTAGTGGCCCGCTGGGGAGGCGAAGAATTTATTGTTATTTGCCCAAACACAGATACACATCAGGCAACGACCGTGGCTGAGAACCTAAGAACCAGGCTCGCCAGCGCAGAGATATTTAATGGTTTAAAAGTAACGGCAAGCTTTGGCGTTGCCAGCATGAATACCCCAAGCCTAGAGCATTTATTTAAACAAGCCGACGAAGCACTTTACAGCGCAAAAGAGGCGGGCAGAAATAAAGTTGTAGTCTCTTCAACCTTAGCGAACCTGCCTAGCCTATAA
- a CDS encoding HopJ type III effector protein translates to MTAETKDLTAFLTHINRALTEVEFEQTMAVIEHNYDYTPTAFKNGDTENEAGTNAGSCKIFAFAQLNNLSESTTLALFGKYYREDVLGNPEGDDHANIRNFIEYGWNGIKFDGQALTAKA, encoded by the coding sequence ATGACCGCAGAAACCAAAGATTTAACCGCATTCTTAACTCATATAAACCGCGCCCTTACCGAAGTAGAGTTTGAGCAAACCATGGCGGTTATTGAACACAACTACGATTATACGCCCACGGCATTTAAGAATGGCGATACCGAAAATGAAGCTGGTACTAACGCTGGCAGCTGTAAAATATTTGCTTTTGCGCAATTAAATAATTTGTCTGAATCCACAACGCTTGCGCTGTTTGGTAAATACTATCGAGAAGATGTACTGGGTAACCCCGAAGGCGATGATCACGCGAATATTCGCAATTTTATCGAGTATGGTTGGAATGGTATTAAATTTGATGGCCAAGCGTTAACGGCTAAAGCCTAG